The following proteins are encoded in a genomic region of Lachnospiraceae bacterium KM106-2:
- a CDS encoding quinolinate phosphoribosyltransferase [decarboxylating], with protein MLHGVTMKINIDDYILGALKEDITSEDVSTNAIMPEAALGQAELICKQDGIICGLTVFQRTFYLLDEESEFVTDHKDGDHVTKGELIGIIKGDIRALLSGERTALNYLQRMSGIATYTNAYAKELNGYHTTLLDTRKTTPNNRAFEKYAVKIGGGANHRYNLSDGVLLKDNHIDAAGSVKKAVQMAKEYAPFVRKIEVEVEDLAMVKEALEAGADIIMLDNMDNDSMKEAVAMIGKKAETECSGNVTIERLKEIAEIGVDYVSCGALTHSAPIMDISLKHLKRI; from the coding sequence ATGCTACATGGTGTGACAATGAAAATTAATATTGATGACTATATTTTAGGAGCTTTAAAAGAGGATATTACAAGTGAGGATGTATCGACTAATGCGATCATGCCGGAAGCTGCCTTAGGACAAGCAGAGTTAATCTGTAAGCAAGATGGAATCATTTGCGGACTTACCGTATTCCAAAGAACATTTTATTTGCTAGATGAGGAGAGTGAGTTCGTAACGGATCATAAAGACGGTGATCATGTTACAAAAGGAGAATTGATCGGTATCATCAAAGGAGATATCCGTGCTTTATTATCAGGAGAGCGTACAGCACTGAATTATCTTCAGAGAATGAGTGGAATCGCTACGTATACAAATGCTTATGCGAAAGAGTTAAATGGCTATCATACAACGTTATTAGATACGAGAAAGACAACACCAAATAACCGTGCTTTTGAAAAATATGCAGTTAAGATCGGTGGAGGTGCAAATCATCGTTATAATTTATCTGATGGTGTCTTATTAAAGGATAATCATATTGATGCGGCGGGATCTGTAAAAAAAGCAGTTCAGATGGCGAAAGAGTATGCACCATTTGTTAGAAAGATCGAAGTAGAAGTTGAAGATTTAGCGATGGTAAAAGAAGCGCTAGAGGCTGGAGCTGATATTATCATGTTAGATAATATGGATAATGATTCAATGAAAGAAGCTGTCGCAATGATTGGTAAAAAGGCTGAAACCGAGTGCTCTGGTAATGTTACCATAGAGCGATTAAAGGAAATTGCAGAAATTGGTGTAGATTATGTCAGTTGTGGTGCATTAACACACTCGGCACCAATTATGGATATTAGCTTAAAACATCTAAAAAGAATTTAG
- a CDS encoding L-aspartate oxidase — MKKMKTDVVVVGTGAAGLFAALSLKKTIKVLMITKDAVENSDSYLAQGGISTLLNEEDYKSYFEDTMKAGRYENNKESVKVMIQSSREIIHELIDYGVDFDRNPDGTLSYTREGAHSTFRILHHDDVTGKEITSKLIAAAKKSDNIQLMEYTTMIDLISNQNDCEGIVTEDRKGEKTAIFAKTVILATGGIGGLFTNSTNFSHITGDSFALALRHNIELENLQYIQIHPTVLYSKKPGRRFLISESVRGEGALLLNENKERFVDELLPRDVVTNAIKKQMDQDHTNHVYLSLNHMKEENIKKRFPNIYQRCLEEGYELGKDLVPVTPAQHYLMGGIKANTYGETSMQQLYAVGETACNGVHGANRLASNSLLESLVFAKRAAHLIGERIDEIRVDEAHPTFDQTVYEDDERRNRENRDLVMNEIKRRDGEFYATWCDNEN, encoded by the coding sequence ATGAAGAAAATGAAAACAGATGTAGTTGTAGTAGGTACTGGAGCAGCAGGCCTGTTCGCAGCATTGTCACTAAAGAAAACGATCAAAGTACTTATGATAACGAAAGATGCAGTGGAAAATAGTGATTCCTATCTTGCACAGGGAGGCATCTCAACTTTACTAAATGAAGAAGATTATAAATCGTATTTTGAAGATACGATGAAGGCAGGAAGATATGAAAATAATAAGGAAAGTGTCAAAGTAATGATACAGTCATCCAGAGAGATCATTCATGAATTGATCGATTATGGAGTTGACTTTGATCGAAATCCAGATGGCACATTAAGTTATACACGGGAAGGTGCTCATTCCACATTCCGTATTCTTCATCATGATGATGTGACGGGAAAAGAGATTACATCGAAACTTATTGCAGCAGCAAAGAAAAGCGACAATATTCAATTGATGGAATATACAACCATGATTGATCTGATCTCTAATCAGAATGATTGTGAAGGTATTGTGACAGAGGATCGTAAGGGTGAGAAAACAGCTATCTTTGCAAAGACAGTGATCTTAGCGACCGGTGGAATCGGTGGACTCTTTACCAATTCTACTAATTTTTCGCATATTACGGGTGATAGTTTTGCTCTTGCACTTCGACATAACATCGAATTAGAGAACCTACAGTATATTCAAATTCATCCAACCGTTTTGTATTCGAAAAAACCAGGAAGAAGATTTTTGATCAGTGAGTCTGTTCGTGGAGAAGGTGCTCTTCTCTTAAATGAGAATAAGGAACGTTTTGTGGATGAATTATTACCTCGTGACGTGGTGACGAATGCCATTAAGAAGCAGATGGATCAAGATCATACAAATCATGTATATCTCTCATTGAATCATATGAAAGAAGAAAACATTAAAAAGCGTTTCCCTAATATCTACCAACGTTGTCTAGAAGAGGGTTATGAACTTGGCAAGGATTTGGTACCGGTTACACCTGCACAGCATTATCTCATGGGCGGGATCAAGGCTAATACATATGGAGAAACCTCAATGCAACAGTTATATGCAGTTGGTGAGACTGCATGCAATGGTGTTCATGGAGCAAACCGTCTAGCAAGTAACTCCTTATTAGAAAGCCTTGTATTTGCCAAAAGAGCAGCTCATCTAATCGGAGAGAGGATTGATGAGATTCGAGTAGATGAAGCACATCCTACATTTGATCAAACTGTATATGAGGATGATGAAAGACGAAATCGAGAAAACAGAGATTTAGTAATGAACGAAATTAAGAGAAGGGATGGAGAATTCTATGCTACATGGTGTGACAATGAAAATTAA